In Methylomonas sp. ZR1, one DNA window encodes the following:
- a CDS encoding formate dehydrogenase subunit delta, whose protein sequence is MANNIGAFFKSEPDRELAVKGVEQHIRNFWEPRMRTAIIEYVQKGGTELMDIVSEAVLHIAK, encoded by the coding sequence ATGGCCAATAACATTGGCGCTTTTTTTAAATCCGAACCCGACCGGGAATTGGCTGTTAAAGGCGTTGAACAACATATCAGAAACTTTTGGGAACCGCGCATGCGTACGGCCATTATCGAATATGTGCAAAAAGGCGGTACGGAATTAATGGATATTGTGTCGGAAGCCGTATTGCATATTGCCAAATAA